Proteins encoded by one window of Actinocorallia herbida:
- a CDS encoding serine/threonine-protein kinase: MDQPLPGGAQPLGPHDPRAIGAHTVLGKLGQGGMGAVYLGRGPRGTVAIKVIRDELGADPGFRQRFAQEVAAGLRVASFCTAAMLDHGVDDVGHPYLVTEFIDGPTLHDHVLRHGALIEGTLQGFAVGVAAALTAIHGAGLVHRDLKPSNVILSVSGPRVIDFGIARALDATTGVTRTGQLIGTPGWIAPEQLLSDRATTAVDVYTWGCLVAFAAQARHPFGGGAPIAMASRVLHGEPDLAGVPEPLLGHVRAAMAKDPALRPTAQQLLLALVGGEAPRNLDAAATALVEESVHGGWAPADLRGPATAAGRPQPTPPPFPGPPTEAGRPQVTPQPFPGPPTGQGGQGRPVVGPPGPHGQYGPAVPYGNAAPPPGPPPLPTMPPARRRNRTVASASGGVLVAVAAGVALLFALSDGDADKGNQGDAANVMEKDGYAALPLSRQTGIGQFREDGGVELSVDTPRCGGTAYDELTAKGQFCLVQFTVRNPAATESPRIPRERQVAYDGDGQEIPATEHPGGFLNDNPSLRPGDRISGMLIFDVPKGATLKSFRVYGANDSQGVEVVV, from the coding sequence ATGGATCAGCCTTTGCCCGGCGGCGCGCAGCCGCTGGGACCTCACGACCCCCGTGCCATCGGGGCGCACACGGTGCTCGGCAAGCTCGGTCAGGGCGGCATGGGCGCCGTCTACCTCGGCAGAGGTCCGCGCGGCACCGTCGCCATCAAGGTCATCCGCGACGAACTGGGCGCGGATCCGGGCTTCCGGCAGCGGTTCGCCCAGGAGGTGGCCGCCGGACTGCGGGTCGCGTCGTTCTGCACCGCGGCGATGCTCGACCACGGGGTGGACGACGTCGGCCACCCCTATCTGGTGACGGAGTTCATCGACGGCCCGACCCTGCACGACCATGTGCTCCGGCACGGCGCGCTCATCGAGGGCACCCTCCAGGGCTTCGCCGTCGGGGTCGCCGCGGCGCTGACCGCCATCCACGGCGCGGGCCTGGTGCACCGCGACCTGAAGCCGTCGAACGTCATCCTGTCGGTGTCCGGGCCGCGCGTCATCGACTTCGGCATCGCCCGCGCGCTGGACGCGACCACGGGCGTCACCCGGACGGGCCAGCTCATCGGCACGCCCGGCTGGATCGCGCCCGAGCAGCTCCTGTCCGACCGGGCGACGACCGCCGTGGACGTCTACACCTGGGGCTGCCTCGTGGCGTTCGCGGCCCAGGCCAGGCACCCGTTCGGCGGCGGCGCCCCGATCGCGATGGCCTCGCGCGTCCTGCACGGCGAACCCGACCTGGCGGGGGTGCCCGAGCCGCTGCTCGGACACGTCAGGGCGGCGATGGCCAAGGATCCGGCGCTGCGGCCGACCGCGCAGCAGCTGCTGCTCGCGCTGGTCGGCGGCGAGGCGCCGCGCAACCTCGACGCGGCGGCGACCGCGCTGGTCGAGGAGAGCGTCCATGGCGGCTGGGCCCCGGCCGACCTGCGCGGCCCGGCGACCGCGGCGGGCAGGCCGCAGCCGACGCCGCCGCCCTTCCCCGGCCCGCCCACCGAGGCGGGCAGGCCGCAGGTGACGCCGCAGCCGTTCCCGGGCCCGCCGACCGGCCAGGGCGGGCAGGGCCGGCCGGTGGTCGGTCCGCCGGGCCCGCACGGCCAGTACGGACCGGCCGTCCCGTACGGGAACGCCGCCCCGCCGCCCGGTCCCCCTCCCCTGCCGACCATGCCGCCGGCCCGCCGCCGGAACCGGACCGTCGCCTCCGCGTCCGGCGGGGTGCTCGTCGCGGTGGCCGCCGGGGTCGCGCTGCTGTTCGCGCTGAGCGACGGCGACGCCGACAAGGGGAACCAGGGGGACGCCGCCAACGTGATGGAGAAGGACGGCTACGCGGCGCTCCCGCTCAGCCGCCAGACCGGGATCGGGCAGTTCCGCGAGGACGGGGGCGTCGAGCTGAGCGTCGACACGCCGCGCTGCGGCGGCACCGCCTACGACGAGCTGACCGCGAAGGGCCAGTTCTGCCTCGTGCAGTTCACCGTCCGCAACCCGGCGGCCACCGAGTCCCCGCGCATTCCGCGAGAACGCCAGGTGGCCTACGACGGCGACGGCCAGGAGATCCCGGCCACCGAGCACCCGGGCGGGTTCCTCAACGACAACCCCTCGCTCCGGCCCGGCGACCGGATCTCGGGAATGCTCATCTTCGACGTGCCGAAGGGCGCCACCCTGAAGTCGTTCCGGGTGTACGGCGCCAACGACTCGCAGGGCGTGGAGGTGGTGGTGTGA
- a CDS encoding integrin alpha, producing the protein MKRVIGAAAGAVLAAASLVLLSPAAQADDCDSSSLSDFDGDGHEDLVIGDPGAGVGYAAGAGQVTVVYGDGDLGKGEQAFLTAKEPQAGAGFGHALATGHLDADGCLDLVVGAPWADGGAGAAEVFYGSPDGLKPGRILKPEGASRTFGSSVAVRAAHGSHPATIAIGAPYEDVGGLASAGAVHLYSVTDRGTDPTARLITQDDEQAEGVAEAGDLFGWAVALGAIMGDRDAPDLIVSEPGEDVDGQAVDAGSFSVVEDVTAPGTAKGQHWHYGNLGIGDPSEGGRIGWSLAYAEDGTDSYVAAGVPGQTFAGKPRVGVVALLRSTGAGLAALEPAAQLTAGTPFAEAEDRYGWSVALAGPSITGGGVLLAVGVPFDGSEQTRPENGWVHLVPLADRKAAKLIDALNKKEFMPGDAGPYDRFGRAVGFTKGALLIGVPDDQENPGGAVMIKPLDGGESVELPPDSAADESDFGGAFG; encoded by the coding sequence GTGAAGCGCGTGATCGGCGCCGCGGCCGGCGCGGTGCTCGCGGCGGCGTCCCTCGTCCTGCTGAGCCCCGCGGCCCAGGCCGACGACTGCGATTCCTCCTCACTCAGCGACTTCGACGGCGACGGCCACGAGGACCTCGTCATCGGCGACCCCGGCGCGGGCGTCGGCTACGCGGCGGGGGCGGGCCAGGTCACCGTGGTCTACGGCGACGGCGATCTCGGCAAGGGCGAGCAGGCGTTCCTGACCGCGAAGGAGCCGCAGGCGGGCGCGGGCTTCGGCCACGCCCTGGCGACCGGCCACCTCGACGCCGACGGCTGCCTCGACCTCGTGGTCGGCGCCCCCTGGGCGGACGGCGGCGCGGGCGCGGCCGAGGTCTTCTACGGCTCCCCCGACGGCTTGAAGCCGGGCCGGATCCTGAAACCGGAAGGCGCGTCCCGGACCTTCGGCAGCTCGGTCGCGGTCCGCGCCGCGCACGGGAGCCACCCGGCCACGATCGCGATCGGCGCGCCGTACGAGGACGTGGGCGGCCTCGCGTCGGCGGGCGCGGTGCACCTGTACTCCGTCACGGACCGGGGCACCGACCCGACGGCCCGGCTCATCACCCAGGACGACGAGCAGGCCGAGGGCGTCGCGGAGGCGGGCGACCTCTTCGGCTGGGCGGTGGCGCTCGGCGCGATCATGGGCGACCGGGACGCGCCCGACCTGATCGTGAGCGAGCCCGGCGAGGACGTCGACGGCCAGGCCGTGGACGCGGGCTCGTTCAGCGTCGTGGAGGACGTCACGGCGCCCGGCACGGCCAAGGGCCAGCACTGGCACTACGGCAACCTCGGGATCGGCGACCCGTCGGAGGGCGGCCGGATCGGGTGGAGCCTCGCGTACGCCGAGGACGGCACCGACTCCTATGTCGCGGCGGGCGTGCCCGGCCAGACGTTCGCGGGCAAGCCGCGCGTCGGGGTCGTCGCCCTGCTGCGCTCGACGGGCGCGGGGCTGGCGGCCCTGGAGCCCGCCGCCCAGCTCACCGCCGGGACGCCCTTCGCCGAGGCGGAGGACCGGTACGGCTGGTCGGTGGCCCTGGCGGGCCCCTCGATCACCGGCGGCGGCGTCCTGCTCGCCGTGGGCGTCCCCTTCGACGGGTCGGAGCAGACCCGGCCGGAGAACGGCTGGGTGCACCTCGTGCCGCTGGCCGACCGGAAGGCCGCCAAGCTGATCGACGCGCTCAACAAAAAGGAGTTCATGCCGGGCGACGCCGGCCCGTACGACAGGTTCGGCAGGGCCGTCGGGTTCACCAAGGGCGCCCTGCTCATCGGCGTGCCCGACGACCAGGAGAACCCCGGCGGCGCCGTCATGATCAAGCCGTTGGACGGCGGCGAGTCGGTCGAGCTGCCGCCGGACTCCGCGGCCGACGAGTCGGACTTCGGCGGGGCCTTCGGCTGA
- a CDS encoding PQQ-dependent sugar dehydrogenase has translation MRVRIWFSALTCLFAAGCAADTSPTEAASTPSASAPASAPASAPASSPAKSPSSAAAPGSAPLGKVKLVDVAEAVQPVGMAVRKGDDALYVIEQEGRVLAVRDGAAEPVLDLVALTGSGGERGLLGIAFAPDGKRLYLYHTAKDGKIILAEYPVAADGAIDARGRRVVLEQPHPRTNHNGGQLAFGPDGHLYLGLGDGGGAGDPDRTGQDLGTWLGKILRIDPAASGGKPYTVPKDNPFVEKSGAKPEIWAYGLRNPWRFSFDAESGDLWIGDVGQDKWEEVNFQPGASHGGENYGWSAREGSHAYHSQEPVGVEPVHEYPLRENNQCSVIGGQAYRGSAIPGLAGRYVFADFCAGWVKALPRTRDGEPVTLLENVNSVSAFGVDAAGELYVLSLNGTVQRLAPA, from the coding sequence ATGCGTGTACGGATCTGGTTCTCCGCCCTGACGTGCCTGTTCGCCGCGGGATGCGCGGCCGACACCTCCCCGACCGAGGCCGCCTCCACCCCATCGGCGTCGGCCCCGGCGTCCGCCCCGGCGTCCGCCCCCGCGTCGTCCCCTGCCAAGTCCCCCTCCTCCGCCGCCGCCCCCGGTTCCGCCCCCCTCGGGAAGGTGAAACTGGTCGACGTCGCCGAGGCCGTCCAGCCCGTCGGGATGGCGGTCCGCAAGGGCGACGACGCCCTGTACGTGATCGAGCAGGAGGGCCGGGTCCTCGCCGTCCGGGACGGCGCGGCGGAGCCGGTGCTCGACCTCGTCGCCCTGACGGGATCGGGCGGCGAGCGCGGCCTGCTCGGCATCGCCTTCGCGCCGGACGGAAAGCGCCTGTACCTGTACCACACGGCCAAGGACGGCAAGATCATCCTCGCCGAGTACCCGGTCGCCGCGGACGGCGCGATCGACGCGCGGGGCCGCCGGGTCGTCCTGGAACAACCGCATCCGCGCACCAACCACAACGGCGGCCAGCTCGCGTTCGGCCCCGACGGGCACCTCTACCTCGGGCTCGGCGACGGGGGCGGCGCGGGCGACCCGGACCGGACGGGCCAGGACCTCGGCACCTGGCTCGGCAAGATCCTGCGGATCGACCCCGCCGCGTCGGGCGGAAAGCCGTACACGGTGCCGAAGGACAACCCTTTCGTTGAGAAGAGCGGCGCCAAGCCCGAAATCTGGGCGTATGGACTGCGCAACCCGTGGCGTTTCTCCTTCGACGCCGAGAGCGGGGATCTGTGGATCGGCGACGTCGGGCAGGACAAATGGGAAGAGGTCAATTTCCAGCCCGGCGCTTCTCATGGCGGCGAGAACTACGGCTGGAGCGCGCGCGAAGGTTCGCACGCCTACCACTCCCAGGAGCCCGTCGGGGTCGAGCCCGTGCACGAGTACCCGCTGCGCGAGAACAACCAGTGCTCGGTCATCGGCGGCCAGGCCTACCGGGGATCGGCCATCCCGGGCCTGGCGGGCCGGTACGTCTTCGCCGACTTCTGCGCGGGCTGGGTCAAGGCGCTCCCCCGCACCCGGGACGGGGAGCCGGTGACGCTGCTGGAGAACGTCAACAGCGTCTCGGCGTTCGGCGTGGACGCCGCGGGTGAGCTGTACGTCCTCAGCCTGAACGGCACGGTGCAGCGGCTCGCGCCCGCCTGA
- a CDS encoding ATP-dependent DNA ligase: MLPSDATLTPAGGPPITVADLAATWRAVAGTSARGQKTALIADALRGAGPGAASVVVHWLAGELPQRQIGVGYAALRAAPPPAAAPSLTVAEVDAAFTRIKETTGPGSVAARRALLHGVFGRATAAEQGFLVHLLAGELRQGALEGLMVDAIAKAAEVPLPAVRRAVMLRGALGPVAEAALAGGAAALAGFTLQVGRPVRPMLASSAPDVAAGLSGEMGVEWKMDGIRAQVHVRGDDVRIFTRTLDDITVRVPEVADAARALGLDAAVLDAEVIALRQDGSPESFQVTASNTSLGALRPFFFDVLHLSGADLLDEPASVRHEALAGAVPEAVRMPRLVTASPEEASAFFADAVSRGHEGVVLKSLTAPYAAGRRGAGWVKVKPRHTLDLVVLAVEWGHGRRTGKLSNLHLGARDAESGEFIMLGKTFKGLTDALLDWQTERFLGLKTSDDGFVVRVEPVQVVEVAFDGLQRSTRYPGGLALRFARVLRYRADKSAAEADTFQTVRALAGAVPPVPG; this comes from the coding sequence GTGCTGCCCAGTGATGCGACCCTCACCCCGGCGGGCGGCCCGCCGATCACCGTCGCGGACCTCGCCGCCACCTGGCGCGCGGTCGCCGGGACGTCGGCGCGCGGCCAGAAGACCGCGCTGATCGCCGACGCGCTGCGCGGGGCCGGGCCCGGCGCGGCCTCCGTCGTCGTGCACTGGCTGGCCGGGGAACTGCCGCAGCGCCAGATCGGCGTCGGCTACGCGGCCCTGCGCGCGGCCCCGCCGCCCGCCGCCGCGCCGAGCCTGACGGTCGCGGAGGTCGACGCGGCCTTCACCCGGATCAAGGAGACCACCGGGCCGGGCTCGGTGGCCGCCCGCAGGGCGCTGCTGCACGGGGTCTTCGGCCGGGCCACCGCGGCGGAGCAGGGCTTCCTCGTCCACCTGCTGGCCGGGGAGCTGCGCCAGGGCGCGCTGGAGGGCCTCATGGTCGACGCGATCGCCAAGGCCGCCGAGGTGCCGCTGCCGGCCGTGCGCCGGGCCGTCATGCTGCGCGGCGCGCTCGGCCCGGTCGCCGAGGCCGCGCTCGCGGGCGGCGCCGCCGCGCTCGCCGGGTTCACCCTCCAGGTCGGCCGCCCGGTACGGCCGATGCTCGCCTCCTCCGCGCCGGACGTCGCGGCGGGCCTGTCCGGCGAGATGGGCGTCGAGTGGAAGATGGACGGGATCCGCGCCCAGGTGCACGTCAGGGGCGACGACGTCCGAATCTTCACCAGGACCCTCGACGACATCACCGTCCGCGTCCCCGAGGTGGCCGACGCCGCCCGCGCCCTCGGCCTCGACGCGGCGGTGCTGGACGCCGAGGTGATCGCGCTGCGCCAGGACGGCTCCCCCGAGTCGTTCCAGGTGACCGCGTCGAACACCTCGCTGGGCGCGCTGCGCCCGTTCTTCTTCGACGTCCTGCACCTGTCCGGCGCCGACCTCCTCGACGAGCCCGCCTCCGTCCGGCACGAGGCGCTGGCCGGCGCCGTCCCGGAGGCGGTCCGGATGCCGCGCCTGGTGACCGCCTCGCCGGAGGAGGCGTCCGCGTTCTTCGCCGACGCGGTCTCCCGCGGCCACGAGGGCGTCGTGCTGAAGTCCCTGACCGCCCCCTACGCGGCGGGACGTCGCGGCGCGGGCTGGGTGAAGGTCAAGCCGCGGCACACCCTCGACCTCGTCGTCCTGGCCGTCGAGTGGGGGCACGGGCGGCGTACCGGCAAGCTGTCGAACCTGCACCTCGGGGCGCGCGACGCCGAGTCCGGCGAGTTCATCATGCTCGGCAAGACCTTCAAGGGCCTCACCGACGCGCTCCTGGACTGGCAGACCGAGCGGTTCCTCGGGCTGAAGACGTCGGACGACGGGTTCGTGGTGAGGGTCGAGCCCGTCCAGGTCGTCGAGGTGGCGTTCGACGGGCTCCAGCGCAGCACCCGCTACCCGGGCGGGCTCGCGCTCCGGTTCGCACGGGTGCTGCGGTACCGGGCGGACAAGAGCGCGGCCGAGGCCGACACCTTCCAGACGGTCCGCGCGCTCGCCGGAGCCGTGCCGCCGGTCCCGGGCTGA
- a CDS encoding M50 family metallopeptidase, with the protein MTVLGIVLFFGLLMASIALHELGHLVFAKWCGVRCPQYMVGFGPTVRSWRRGETEYGVKWIPFGGYVRMIGMLPPRAGDPEGSLRRSSTGRFAQLIDSARESALEEVGPGDGNRVFYAKPWWQKALISFAGPLMNFVLALVFLGAALMGIGVREPSTTIGTVAACVVPATETGRACTPADAPTPAAAAGLRPGDRVLEFNGAPVTAYRQFQRLIRESAGRPVALRVERDGKTLDLTAMPIANQVNDLAHPEKTVTAGFLGITPVRPFVRQGPGDVLAQFGTMAAVTVKAFARLPEKMVGVWNASFHHAERDVNGPVGIVGASRIGGEVLASHEEALGKAALFLMILGSLNFGIAAFNLVPLLPLDGGNIAGALWEGVKRGFAAVTGRPAPAPVDVAKALPLTYIVGVALVFMGLLLVYADLVNPIRLRG; encoded by the coding sequence ATGACGGTGTTGGGGATCGTGCTGTTCTTCGGCTTGCTCATGGCGTCGATCGCGCTGCACGAGCTGGGCCATCTGGTCTTCGCCAAATGGTGCGGGGTGCGGTGCCCGCAGTACATGGTCGGGTTCGGGCCGACCGTGCGGTCCTGGCGGCGGGGCGAGACCGAGTACGGCGTCAAATGGATTCCGTTCGGCGGCTACGTCCGGATGATCGGGATGCTGCCGCCGCGCGCGGGCGACCCCGAAGGCTCGCTCCGCAGGTCCTCGACGGGCCGGTTCGCCCAGCTCATCGACTCCGCCCGCGAGAGCGCGCTGGAGGAGGTCGGGCCGGGCGACGGGAACCGGGTCTTCTACGCGAAACCGTGGTGGCAGAAAGCGCTGATCTCCTTCGCAGGGCCGCTCATGAACTTCGTGCTCGCGCTGGTCTTCCTCGGCGCGGCGCTCATGGGGATCGGTGTGCGCGAGCCGTCCACCACGATCGGGACGGTCGCGGCGTGCGTCGTCCCGGCGACCGAGACCGGGCGGGCGTGCACCCCGGCCGACGCGCCGACGCCCGCCGCCGCGGCCGGCCTGCGCCCCGGCGACAGGGTGCTGGAGTTCAACGGAGCGCCCGTCACCGCCTACCGGCAGTTCCAGAGGCTGATCCGGGAGTCCGCGGGCCGCCCGGTGGCGCTGCGCGTCGAGCGGGACGGCAAGACGCTCGATCTGACCGCGATGCCCATCGCCAACCAGGTCAACGATCTGGCGCATCCCGAGAAGACCGTCACCGCGGGCTTCCTCGGCATCACCCCGGTCCGCCCGTTCGTCCGGCAGGGGCCGGGCGACGTGCTCGCCCAGTTCGGCACGATGGCCGCGGTGACGGTCAAGGCGTTCGCGCGGCTGCCGGAGAAGATGGTCGGCGTCTGGAACGCCTCCTTCCACCACGCCGAGCGCGATGTGAACGGCCCCGTCGGGATCGTGGGCGCGAGCCGGATCGGCGGGGAGGTCCTCGCCTCGCACGAGGAGGCGCTGGGCAAGGCCGCGCTGTTCCTCATGATCCTCGGCTCGCTCAACTTCGGCATCGCCGCGTTCAACCTGGTCCCGCTGCTGCCCCTGGACGGCGGCAACATCGCGGGCGCGCTCTGGGAGGGCGTCAAGCGCGGGTTCGCCGCGGTCACCGGAAGGCCCGCGCCCGCCCCGGTGGACGTGGCCAAGGCCCTGCCGCTCACCTACATCGTCGGCGTGGCCCTGGTGTTCATGGGCCTGCTGCTGGTGTACGCCGACCTGGTGAACCCGATCCGGCTCCGAGGCTGA
- a CDS encoding PLP-dependent cysteine synthase family protein yields the protein MDRCEPSRRAWIAEAIRKVEADANRSADTHLHVFPLPPEWGVELYLKDESVHPTGSLKHRLARSLFLYALSNGWIREGTPVIEASSGSTAVSEAYFARLLGLPFIAVMPRTTSPEKCALIEFHGGRCHFVDDPATIYAEAARLAAETGGHYMDQFTYAERATDWRANNNIAASIFEQLALEPHPEPAWIVVSAGTGGTAATIGRYVRYRRFQTRLAVVDPEGSAFYESWVSGDPSLTAKGSRIEGIGRPRVEPSFLPTVIDRMYRVPDAASLACMRWTAEVTGRSVGGSTGTNVWGALQIIADMRARGERGSVVTLICDGGERYTHTYLSDAWLAAQGIDIAPHLKELRALLPPA from the coding sequence GTGGACCGCTGCGAGCCCTCCCGCAGGGCCTGGATCGCCGAGGCGATCCGCAAGGTCGAGGCGGACGCCAACCGGAGCGCCGACACCCATCTGCACGTCTTCCCGCTGCCGCCCGAGTGGGGCGTGGAGCTCTATCTGAAGGACGAGTCCGTCCACCCGACGGGATCGTTGAAGCACCGCCTGGCACGGTCGCTCTTCCTCTACGCGCTGTCCAACGGCTGGATCCGGGAGGGGACGCCGGTGATCGAGGCGTCCAGCGGCTCGACCGCGGTCAGCGAGGCGTACTTCGCGCGGCTGCTCGGGCTGCCGTTCATCGCCGTCATGCCGCGCACGACCAGCCCGGAGAAGTGCGCGCTCATCGAGTTCCACGGGGGCCGCTGCCACTTCGTGGACGACCCGGCGACGATCTACGCCGAGGCGGCGCGGCTCGCGGCGGAGACCGGCGGCCACTACATGGACCAGTTCACCTATGCCGAGCGGGCGACGGACTGGCGGGCCAACAACAACATCGCGGCGTCGATCTTCGAGCAGCTCGCGCTGGAGCCGCACCCGGAGCCCGCGTGGATCGTGGTGAGCGCGGGCACGGGCGGCACCGCCGCGACGATCGGGCGGTACGTCCGCTACCGCAGGTTCCAGACCCGGCTCGCCGTGGTCGACCCGGAAGGCTCGGCGTTCTACGAGTCCTGGGTGAGCGGCGATCCGTCCCTGACGGCGAAGGGCTCGCGGATCGAGGGCATCGGCAGGCCCCGGGTGGAGCCGTCGTTCCTGCCGACGGTGATCGACCGGATGTACCGGGTGCCGGACGCCGCCTCGCTCGCCTGCATGCGCTGGACGGCGGAGGTGACGGGCCGCAGTGTCGGCGGCTCGACCGGCACCAATGTGTGGGGCGCGCTCCAGATCATCGCCGACATGCGGGCGCGGGGCGAGCGCGGCAGCGTCGTCACGCTGATCTGCGACGGCGGCGAGCGCTACACGCACACCTACCTGTCGGACGCGTGGCTGGCCGCCCAAGGCATCGACATCGCTCCGCACCTTAAGGAGCTGCGCGCCCTTCTGCCCCCGGCCTAG
- a CDS encoding DUF4239 domain-containing protein, which yields MVVRSILCALAAVALVLLLAKLTERRGSWDRDGDSAPDGPTAGHAGATMSALFLLVFAIAVIVPWTAADSARQNTHAEAQSLVEAYWSAGLLPAGSRDTIRDGLRSYTAFVIDDEWPVMRDESRLTAEGWHRLDDFRGRLDALSFTDGARKDALDDIRDQVRDVYAARRQRASDVEAALPSGVLFFTVLTGLAMIVLPFLLGARPQGRALLPLALMAAMLGVGVYLVFDIDHVFAGALGVAPTAFQTAVAEFDRVPWAG from the coding sequence ATGGTTGTCCGCTCGATCCTCTGCGCCCTCGCCGCCGTCGCACTCGTCCTCCTGCTCGCCAAGCTGACGGAGCGGCGCGGCTCCTGGGACCGCGACGGCGACTCCGCCCCCGACGGGCCGACCGCGGGCCACGCCGGAGCCACCATGTCCGCGCTGTTCCTCCTGGTCTTCGCGATCGCGGTGATCGTCCCGTGGACCGCCGCCGACTCCGCCCGGCAGAACACCCACGCCGAGGCGCAGTCCCTCGTCGAGGCCTACTGGTCCGCGGGCCTCCTCCCGGCCGGGAGCCGCGACACGATCCGGGACGGCCTGCGGTCCTACACCGCCTTCGTGATCGACGACGAGTGGCCGGTGATGCGCGACGAGTCGAGGCTCACCGCCGAAGGCTGGCACCGGCTCGACGACTTCCGCGGGCGCCTCGACGCCCTCTCCTTCACCGACGGCGCCCGCAAGGACGCCCTCGACGACATCCGCGACCAGGTCAGGGACGTCTACGCCGCGCGCAGGCAGCGGGCCTCCGACGTCGAGGCCGCCCTCCCGTCCGGGGTGCTGTTCTTCACCGTGCTCACCGGTCTCGCCATGATCGTCCTGCCGTTCCTGCTCGGCGCCCGCCCCCAGGGCCGCGCCCTCCTCCCGCTCGCCCTCATGGCCGCGATGCTCGGCGTCGGGGTCTACCTGGTCTTCGACATCGACCACGTGTTCGCCGGGGCGCTCGGCGTCGCGCCGACCGCGTTCCAGACCGCCGTCGCCGAGTTCGACCGGGTCCCGTGGGCAGGCTGA
- a CDS encoding M50 family metallopeptidase: METLIVLGGALLFLVLLMASIAFHELGHLSFAKLFKVRVPQYMVGFGPTLKSWRRGETEYGIKWIPLGGYIRMIGMLPPRKDDPEGMLRNSSTGRFQMLIDSAREGALEEVGPGDRDRVFYSKQWWQKLLIMFAGPAANLLLAFVFFAVLIMGFGTMQATPTISSVAKCTIPAAEAYNADGTARECTAEETARSTPAAKAGLQPGDVFVSFAGQKIDDYPELQGLIRESADRSVAAVVERDGREVPITLQVTANQLPDLKDPEKTVTVGFVGITPLTDRVQGGPVDVATQMGDMTVRTLEAFVNLPEKMVGVWQAAFSGEERDPEGPIGVVGASRLGGEILASENPGIEKLTWFIGLLASLNFAVGMFNLIPLLPLDGGHIAGALWEGVKRGAARVLRRPDPGYVDVAKLLPLTYAMSLVLLVMGALLVYADLINPVRLT, encoded by the coding sequence ATGGAAACACTGATCGTGCTGGGCGGCGCACTGCTGTTCCTGGTGCTGCTCATGGCCTCGATCGCGTTCCACGAGCTGGGGCACCTGTCGTTCGCCAAGCTCTTCAAGGTCCGCGTCCCGCAGTACATGGTGGGATTCGGCCCGACCCTCAAGTCCTGGCGGCGGGGCGAGACCGAGTACGGGATCAAGTGGATCCCCCTCGGCGGCTACATCCGCATGATCGGCATGCTGCCGCCCCGCAAGGACGACCCCGAGGGCATGCTGCGCAACTCCTCCACCGGCCGGTTCCAGATGCTCATCGACTCCGCGCGCGAAGGCGCCCTGGAGGAGGTCGGCCCCGGTGACCGCGACCGCGTCTTCTACTCCAAGCAGTGGTGGCAGAAGCTGCTGATCATGTTCGCCGGCCCCGCCGCGAACCTGCTCCTCGCCTTCGTCTTCTTCGCCGTGCTGATCATGGGCTTCGGCACCATGCAGGCCACCCCGACCATCTCCTCGGTCGCCAAGTGCACGATCCCCGCGGCCGAGGCCTACAACGCCGACGGCACCGCGCGCGAGTGCACCGCCGAGGAGACCGCCCGCTCCACGCCCGCCGCCAAGGCCGGGTTGCAGCCGGGCGACGTGTTCGTCTCCTTCGCGGGCCAGAAGATCGACGACTACCCCGAGCTCCAGGGCCTGATCCGCGAGTCGGCCGACAGAAGCGTCGCGGCGGTCGTCGAGCGGGACGGCAGGGAGGTCCCGATCACGCTCCAGGTCACCGCCAACCAGCTCCCCGACCTGAAGGACCCGGAGAAGACCGTCACCGTCGGGTTCGTCGGGATCACCCCGCTCACCGACCGGGTCCAGGGCGGCCCCGTGGACGTCGCCACCCAGATGGGCGACATGACCGTCCGCACCCTCGAGGCGTTCGTCAACCTGCCCGAGAAGATGGTCGGCGTCTGGCAGGCCGCGTTCAGCGGCGAAGAGCGCGACCCCGAGGGACCGATCGGCGTCGTCGGCGCCTCCCGGCTCGGCGGCGAGATCCTCGCCTCGGAGAACCCCGGCATCGAGAAGCTCACCTGGTTCATCGGACTGCTCGCGTCGCTGAACTTCGCGGTCGGCATGTTCAACCTCATCCCGCTGCTGCCCCTGGACGGCGGCCACATCGCCGGCGCGCTCTGGGAGGGCGTCAAGCGCGGCGCGGCCCGGGTGCTGCGGCGGCCCGACCCCGGCTACGTGGACGTCGCCAAGCTGCTGCCGCTCACCTACGCGATGAGCCTCGTGCTGCTGGTGATGGGCGCGCTGCTGGTCTACGCCGACCTGATCAACCCGGTTCGCCTGACCTGA